GCATCACCTCGTGGGCGCCTTTGCGCACGAGCCATTCCAGCGACAGGACCTCCGTCCCGACCGTGACGGTATGGCGCCACTGCTCGTCGTCGACCGAGCGGAGCACACTGCCGAAGCGGCGAGCCTGGCCATCCAGCCCTTCGAGCGTGGCGACTGAATTGAGGCTGGGAACCTCGGGCGAGGCCGGCGGGTCCGGGATGCCACCAAGATCGGTCCCAGGGGCCTCAACCAATGTCTCGGCGACATGACGGTGAGACATGACGACGCCGACAAGGTCAGCGACGTGGTCGCCGACGGCCCCGTTGAATTGGTCCACCCGGGTGAGCCACATATCCTCCGGGAGGCGCTCCACGGCCAATCCGGTGAGCCACCCGGCTTTCTCGATCGTACGAATCGCATCCTGGCGAGACCAGTGCGAGGCATCGAAACCACACTCGGTACAGGTTTCCGGCCGGGAGACGGGAGGTTCAGCAATCACAGGTCGCGTCCGATGCGTCCAAGGTACCGACCGCGGACCGGGCGGTGTCAGAGCCCAAGCACCGGCGCCGGGTTCGGGGTCGGATGTTGATATGGCTTCACAATGCTTCGGCAGGGCTTCACATCACCCGCTCTTCGGCGTAGCGTGATCCAAAGGGATTTACGACGCGCTCAAGCCTTGCGGCTGGAAGCAGATGGGGGCGAGGCGACTCGCAGGTCCTTTGGCCGAAGTTCGGCCGTGGTTCTTCGGAGGTCCCAGAATGTCTACTCATCCGTCCGCCGGCACCCACGCTCGCCGTCGCCACCGTCGCGCCGTGGCCGCGATCGGCATCGTGGTGCTGATGATCGCCGCCACCGCGTGTTTCTCGCTCGATCCCAAGTCCGGATCAGGAAACGGCATGGCCTACATCACCGATGTGCGCAGCGCCCGGCAGGGCGACACCGACCGTGTGGTCATCGAGTTCGCAAACAAGCAGTTACCCAATTGGGATGTACGACTTGCGACGCCACCGTTCTACCAGGATGGCAGCGGCAAGAAGGTGAAGGTGTCCGGCCACGCATTCCTGGCGGTCAAACTCACCAACGCCGACGCTCACTCCTGGTTCGTCGGCCCCACCCGCTTCAGTCCGCCTGGCACCCCGAACGTGACCGAAATCGTGCGCAACGGAGACTTTGAAGGCCACGTCAACCATGTGATCGGATTGGAAAACATGGCGGCCTTTCAGGTGACCGTTCTGAAGTCTCCATCCCGCTTGGTCATCGACATCCAGCACTAGCCCGCGAGCGTCGACGACGAGCAACGACCTTTGACGCGGTTTCGCCGGTTACCGACAGCAGCGGCCGGGTAGGTTGGCTTACATGAGCATCACACTTGAAGAAATCCGTACCGACTGGCCCGAAGATGAGACGATTGTTGCCTCCACCGATGGAGACGGCGATGCCTCCGATCCCGGAGACGGTGATGGAGACGCCGGTGATGACGGCGACGGCGACGCCGGTGCTGGTGACACCGACGGCGGCGATACCGACGGCGGGGATGCCTGAAACTGCTCTCCGAGTTGACCGCCTCCAGCGGCACCTTCCCACCGGCTACTCGCCGGGAGTTTCATGCCGAAGCTCCCCGACTCGCCGACCTGAGCGACCAACGAGGGGTCGTGCCCGGCGAACCGCTGGGCACGACCCCTCGCCATCTTCGCGGCATCGTCGAACCGACCCATCGAGCCGACCCTGACGTCTGGTGGGAAGATCTGCTTCACCGTTCACAGCGTGCGCCCTCGTTCCGAATGGTGCGTGACGGTGCCGTCCTGCCTCGAAACCTGCTGTGCCGACGGGCGGGTGTCGGCCACCAGCAACTGGACGACCTGGTCGAACCCAACCGGGTGTTGCAGGCCTACGAGAACGGCGCCTCGCTGGTACTCCAAGGTCTACAACACAGCGATCCGGCGATGGCCAAGTTGTCTACCAACCTGGCACTTGAGCTGAACCAGCCGATCCAGCTGAACGCCTACCTCAGCCCGTCTTCGGCCCGGGGGTTGGACCTCCACTTCGACTATCACGACGTGATCGTGGTGCAGCTGACCGGTTCAAAAGCATGGCGTACCTGGCATCCACTGGAACGTTCCCGTCTGCCCCAGAAGCGTGGCGCCGGCATCCCCAGGCCGCAGTGGGATGAGCTGAGCGATCCGCTCATCGAAGCGGTGCTGAAGCCAGGTGATGCTCTGGTGATCCCTCGCGGTCATCCCCATGCTGCGTCCACCAACGATGACGAATCTGCGCACCTGACCGTCGGGGTGATGTCGCTCACCTGGCAGGCGCTCTTCGCTCAACTACTTCGCAGCAGCACCGGCGGATCGGCGTTGGCTGCGACCGCCAGCTTCGATGCCGACGGTCGACTCGATGCGCTGAAGTCGCTGGACTCGCAATTCAACGAGGACGTCCTGCAACGCGCTCACCGGCTGGAGGTGTGGAAGCGACAACCGCGTACCCGGTTACGCCCACGACGGGCAGTGTTCGCCCCGGAAGCACCGCTGCGGTTCACCCCTGGCCCGCTGCTGTGGCTCGACCATGACCGCCGAGCACTCAAGGCTTCTGCCGCCGTCAACGCCGGTCCCGGTGGCGATGAGGCCTCGGTCTCACTACAGCTGGGGGACATGGCATTGACCTTTCCGAGCGAGGCCGCGCCGTTTCTCGCACTGCTGCTGAATGAGGATGCACCCTTCACGGTCAGATCCCTTGCCGATGCGCCCGGGCACGACCTGGATGACGCATCGGTGCAGACGGTACTGACCGCTCTGCACCGGGAAGGAGTGGTGGCACATGGCCCCCTATAGCTGCGCTCGGGCAGCCTTCGAACGATCCGAGTCGATCTTCGCCACCGCTTCGGGCGTGCGCCGCTGGCTGTTGGTTGAGGTCTGTGGCTCTTGGGGGCACAACGCCCCCATCGACTCCGACCTCGGGGACCACGTCGACCGGGCGTGGCTGGCGGCCAACAAAACTCGGGGGATACGCACCTTGACCGTGCGCCGCAACCTGAGGCGACCAGGTGGCGCAGGGGAGGCTGACACCCGCGTTGAGTTGATCTATGTCGATCCGGCCGTATCCGGTGGCCGGGGCGGCCAAGCCTGGCACCGCCAGGTTGACGACCTGGCAGGTGTGGCCGCTGCCACCTCAGACCTTCCGGGTGTCAACCAACGGGGAGCACCCGACGGTTGGGACTGCTGGACCCAGCCATTGACGTTGGTGTGCACTCACGGCCGCCATGATGCCTGTTGCGCAAGCTTTGGACGGCCCCTGATCCGCCATCTGAGGGAAAGCCACTGGGCCGACAGCGCCTGGGAGAGCTCACACCTGGGCGGCGATCGCTTCGCCGCCAACATGGTGCTGTTGCCCGACAGCCTGTACTTCGGTCGTTGTGATCCCGAGTCGGCCGATGCCGTGCTGGAGGCGCACGCCGACGGCCGCATCCACCTCCCCAACTATCGAGGACGTTCGACGCTGGGGTTCACCCAGCAGGCGGCCGAGTACTTCGTGCGGACCGAGGTGGGGCTGGACCGCCTGAGAGACGTAGGCGCCGTTCATCGAGTGGAGCGCACCACCGGTGGCGAGAGTGGACATCAACTGTGTTTCAGGGTCGACACCTACGAGAACGGCAGCGAGACGGCGACGGGCGCCTATGAGGTGGTCGTGGAACGCAACACCACCCCCAGCCCATCGCCGCTCACCTGCAAAGGGCCCGACGAGGTCTCCTATCCCGTCTATCGGTTGGTGGACCTCGCCGAGGCCGCAGAGCCACCTGGGTCCGGTCTGATCACTCCCGAAGGCTCCACGGCACCAGCGGATTGAGGGTGAGCGTCTGAGGCAAACGCGGAATGACCCGCCTGCCCCGCCGCTGCCAGGCCAGAATCTTGGCCACCTCGCCGGGCCTCGCCGCCGGCAACTCGAGTGCTTCCCGCACTGTTGGGGGGAGCAGATCGCATGCCAGCACCGCGCCAAACCGCTTGGCAGGGCCAGGCACCCAACGCAGCGGCGGGTCGAGGATCGAGCGCGCCGAAGCCCGCGACCGATCATCGGGTTGCAGCGCCTCCGCTCTGGAGGAGAACCACGCACGAAACTCGGTTGCATCGGCCGGGAACCGGTCGAGATCAATGTTGAAGGAACGGGCCAACATCCGCGTTTCGGTGACCGACCGATTTCGGTCGGTCTCGCTCAGGCGGCCAACAAAGCGGCGCTCCACCTCCCACAGGCTGTCAATCAGGGTGGCCAGCACCCAGGCCTGCGCATCGGGGTCGTCGGCGTCGTAGCCCACGCCATCGTCGGTTCGTCCCACGATCGAGCCGTGCACCCTGCCGAGCGCCTCCGCTTGGTCACTTGCGGCCGAAGCCGAGCCAAACGAAAGCCGGAGCATGGCCCTCAGCGTTGCTACCAGCCGCTGCAGGCTGCGAGCCTCCCAGTTGGAGTGCTCGGAAACGGCTGCCGCCACCTGAGGGTGCGCCACCTGCAAAAGCAGGGCACGTTGCCCACCCAGGACCGCCCACCACCGGGCCGCCGTGTCCCATGCCACCGAGGTGCTGTCCAGCAGTGCGTCCTGGGCTGGTCGGGTGTTGAAATTCATTTCCCATCCTCAATCGGGACGAAGCGCACCACAAAGGCCTCCGGCCAGAGCTTTCCCGTGATCAGGAACTCATCGTCGGGGAGCGCCGCAATGCCGTTGAGCACATCGGCATCGGTCGCCTGTTCATCGCTCAACAACCCGGACGCATCAACCGTGGCGACCAGCCGGCCGGTGGCGGCGTCGATGCCCACGATGGTGTCGGTCTGCCACACGTTGGCCCACACACGACCAGCGACGCACTCCAGCTCATTGAGCCGGGTGACCGGCTTGTCGTTGGCATCGGTCACCTCCTCGGTTCCTGTCACCTTGAAGGTGACCGGGTCGCGGAAGGTCAGGGTTGCCGAACCGTCGCTCATGATCAACCGATTGGTCGTCTCATCCATACAGATACCCCACCCTTCCCCCTGATAGGTGAAACGATCGACTTCGCGCAGGGTGTCGGGATCCCGCACCAACGCCGTGCCCTCCTTCCAGGTGATCTGAACCAGTCGGCCATCGGGCAACTCGGTCATACCCTCGGCAAAGTATTGCTTGGGTACCTCCACCTCGGCGGTGGTCGTGCCGGTGCCAAGGTTCCAACGTCGGGCCGTCGACCGGCCGTAGAGACCGGTCGACTCGATGACTTCACCGTTGACCACCTCCAAGCCCTGGGTGAAGGCCGAAGCGTCATGGGGTAGCCGCCGTTGCACGCTGACGGTGAGTTCCCCGGCCGCCTCGGGGCTCGAATCACGCTGCCCCCACCAGACTGCCGCCAACAACACCGTCGCAATCAGCGCCGCCAAGACCATCAGGCGGCGCTTACGGAGAAGTGGCTGACCCGATTCGGTATCCTCATCGACGTTGCCCACCGGCGAACGCTACCGGCTCGGGGGCTGCGGGTTCGGTCCAGCCAATCCGGGCCATTCCCCCGAGTAGTCTGCAGCCAAATGTCCGATCCGTTTGACCCTGACCCTCCCCCGCAGTTCGTGCTCCAAGCACACGAGCGGCTGCTGTGGTCTGGCCGCCCTCGCCAAGGCCTGATGTTTCGAGCGGAGGACGCGTATGCAGTTCCGTTTTCCATGCTCTGGTTGGCGTTCGCGATCTTCTGGACACTTGGAGCGGCGACGGCCTCCCTCGTGTTCGCATTGTTCGGGCTTCCATTCGTAGCAATCGGCATCCACGGGTTCATCGGCCGGTTCGCGATCGATGCGCGGCGAAGGCGCAGGACCGAATACGGACTGACCGATCGCCGTGTGCTGATCCGAAGTGGAAAAACGAACACAGAGATCAGATCGCTTCCGCTGTCCACGCTTGGTGATGTGTCGGTTCGCCAACACAGGAACAGCCGGGCAACGATCACGTTCGGGGCCTTCCCATCGCCGGACGGGATGCCGGCGTCTCGTTCGCCAAGACGTGGCGGCGTCGTTGCTCCCGCCTTCGAACAAATCGAGAATGGCGCTGCGGTCTACGACCAGCTCATCCAAGCGCAGTACGCCATTCAAGCAAGCGGCTTGGGCACCCCGCCCAACCCGCCGGGTAGCGCCTGGAGCCCATTCGGGCCCGTCTGAGCCTCGCTTGAACGAACGCTACCGGGAGAAGACCGCAACCGACTCGGTGTGGTGAGTATGAGGGAACAGGTCCACCAGCGTCAACGACTCGAGGGTGTAGCCCCGCCGCACCAGCAGCCCGACGTCACGACCGGCTGCGGCTGCATCACAGCTGATGAGCACCACCCTGGCGGCACCCGTGTCCTCCACCTTGCCCACGCCGGCCTTGCCCAGGCCCGCCCGAGGTGGGTCGGCCACCAGCGCGTCGGCCTTGGATGGGCGCCACTTGGCAACCTGCGAGGCGATCACCCGTGCCTCGCCCGCCTCATTGGCGTTGGCAAGGTTCACTTTGGCATCCGCCACCGATGAGCGCGCCGACTCCACGGCGGTCACCTTCAAGCCGGGTGTGCGGTCTGCGAGGGCAGCACCAAACAAACCCACGCCGGCGTACAGGTCGACCAGGCGGTCGCCCGCGGCGAGAGGCCCCAGGCCGTCGGCGACCAACGACACCAGCGCCTCGGCGCCATCCAGACGGGTCTGAAAGAACGACTGCGCCGAGATACGGAAGCGACGCCCGGCCACCTCCTCGTGGATCCAAGCCCTCCGGGCGGCCAGCTCGTCCAGTCCCACCACCCGCACCTCGGACTCGGCGCCATCGAGATCGGGATCGGGCACCGTCACGTCCTTGGCGTTGGGGGTGACGAGGACCAGCGCTTCGCCGGTGGCCGACCCGACGCGCACCATCGCCTCGGTGGCGTCGGCGAACCCGCCCTCAGTCACGATGCGTTCCACACGGGGATGGGCCACGACGCATACCGACAGCGGCACCAGGTCGTGGGTTCCCACCTCAAAGAGACCCGCTCGACCATCGGTCACGCCGAGCCGCATTGTGGTCCGAAAGTTCTCGGTGGGAAGGTCGGGACCGGCGCCAACCTCGGGTGGCTCGATCTTGCCCAAGCGCTTGACCGCATCGGCAAGCACCTCTGCCTTCATCCGACGCAACAGTGCCGGTTGTGCGTCGGCGTGATCGCAACCGCCGCACCCGTCTGCCACATGAGGACAGTGCGGCACCTCAACCCGACCGGGGTTCGCCTCCAGCACCTCAACGACCTCACCAAACGTGGTCCGTTGGTCTTCCACGAGGTCCACCCGCACCAGTTCACCGGGCAGGGCGCCGTCCACCAGCACCACCCGACCATCATCACGTCGGGCCAGACCCAGCCCACCCGCAACCGGACGTTCTACCCGCAACTCGACCTGTTCCACCCCCAATTCGTACCATGAGGTTGTGCCTCCCACCGCTTCGCCCTCATTCGCTCCGTCCACGTCCGCTTCGAACGCCATCGGGTCGAACCCCGGGACCGACCGAAACATCGAGATCGTGCCCTCCGTGCTGCCCGCCGACTTCTCGCGATTGGGCGAGGAGTGCGCAGCGCTCGCCGATGCCGGGGTGGACCGAATTCAGTGGGACGTGATGGACGGGCGGTTCGTACCCAACCTCACCTTTGGCCCCGATGTCATCGCCGCCTGCCGCGACAGAACCGACGTGCCCTTTGAGGCGCACCTGATGGTGGAGGCACCCGAGGAGCTGGCTCATCTGTATGTAGAGGCGGGTTGCCAGATGCTGATCGTGCATGCCGAATCCACCAAGCACCTCCACCGAACCCTCGGCTCGATCCGTGACCTGGGAGCGCAACCCGCCGTGGCACTCAATCCGTCGACGCCACCCGAGAGCGTGCGCTACGTGCTGGAGTTGTGCGACATGGTGTTGGTGATGACCGTGAACCCCGGGTTCGGCGGACAGGCGTACATTTCCGAAATGGAGCCCAAGGTTGCCACGCTGCGCCGCTGGATCACCGACGCCGGGTTGAACTGCGACATTGAGGTGGACGGAGGCATCGGCCCCGCCACCATCTCTGGAGCAGCGGCATCGGGGGCCAATGTGCTGGTCGCCGGCAGCGCCCTCTACAAGGACCCTGAGGGCCTCGCCCACGCCGTGACCGAGTTGCGGGACCAGGCAACGACCGCCGTCGGGCAGGCCGGTTAGCCTCCGGCGCTGACGATCAGGCCAGTTCGCCCTTGCCGATGATGACGTTGTCGATAATGCCGTAGTCCTTCGCCTCGTCGGCGGTGAACCAACGATCCCGATCGGAGTCGGTGTTGATCTGCTCCGCGGTTTGGCCGGTATGGAAGGCGATGCGTTCCGCCAGCATCTTCTTGACGTAGATCATCTGCTCGGCCTGAATTGCGATGTCGGCCGCCTGGCCCTGAATCCCACCCAACGGCTGGTGCATCATGATTCGGCTGTGCGGCAATGCGAAGCGCTTGCCGGCGGTGCCCGCACACAACAGGAACTGCCCCATCGACGCTGCAAGGCCAACACACACCGTGCCCACGTCGGCGTTGACGAACTGCATGGTGTCGTAGATGGCCATGCCCGCCGTCACCGAGCCCCCGGGCGAATTCACGTACAGCATGATGTCCTTGCTGGAGTCCTCGGCATCGAGGTACAGCATCTGTGCCGTGACGAAGTTGGCAAGCTCGTCGGACACCTCGGCGCCCAGAAACACAATGCGGTCCTTCAACAGCAGCTTGTAGATGTCCGCCGAGGGATCCATGCCCGACAGCGGGCCCGAGCGGGGGGCCTGGTAACCGGTGGGTGCGAACAACGAGTCGCTCATAAAACTCCTCAACTACTGCTGACGTCAACGGGGCTGAATACGGCCGAGGCTGGATGCCGGGCCGGTGCGAGAGGCTACCCGGTGTCCAGACCATCGCCCCGCCGCTTCCAACTCAACGCCACCGTCAAGGGACAGGTAGCGTTGAGCGCTACAGCGAATGTGCTGTGCCACGCGGACGTGGCGGAGTTGGCAGACGCGCCAGGTTTAGGTCCTGGTATCCGAAAGGGTGTGTGGGTTCGAATCCCACCGTCCGCACCGAAACACCAGGGCACCCACGGTCAAGCGGTTGCCTGGCGAGGAGCTATTCAGCCAACGCTTGGGCCTGTTGGACCCAGCCATTGCGACGCATGCGACCCCTGAGGCCTTCAAGCGAAGAAGGAAGTGGACCGGCGGGGTCCAGACGAGCCAACCGTGCAAACGATGAGATGCCCGCATCGGTCAACTCTCCGGCGATCTTTGGGCCGATTCCCACCAGCTTGGTGAGGTCATCCGGCGAGTCGAGAGGGACCTCCAGCGGCCCCCCTCCACCCGCCGGAGCCATCGGACGCTGAGGATCGCTGCCCCTTTGAGCCTGGCGCGCCTGGCGGCGCTCTCGAAGATCGATGATCTGCGGATCGTCCTGACGCACGCGCGGTCCCACCATTCGAACCGAGAGTCTCGGCGGTTGGGGGTCGGGCTTGGCGACCCCACCGTGCTGGATATCCGACTCCCCCGTGGGGGAGGAGCCGATCATTTGGGGATCGTCAACGTTCGCCGTTGATTCCGACACGGTGGGTTCTGCGCCGAGCGGGAGGCCGGTGGCAGGATCGATGACCGAACGGCGTCTTGAACGAATCTGCGAGGGTTCCACCGAAATCGCCAATACCGGAGGTGGGACGGATTCGGACCCTGCGGCAACTTCAGCGACGTCCGCCGGTTCAACATCCACAGGTTCGGAGTCGACGGCTGCGACGGGAACGGCTTCGGCGTCGATCGCTTCGTGTTGTTCCCGTAAGACCCCGAGCTCGCGCTCACGGTGCCGCAGTTGCTCGACCAACTTGCGTCCGGCCGCGGTCAATTCTGCTTCCCGCTTGACGAACGTGTCGGATCGTTGCGAGTAGTCCGCTTCCAACTGCGCCAGACGACGGTCGAACGTTGCAGACTCTGCATCCGACAACGCGCCGGTCGACTCATCGGACCCAGACAACCTGCCGACCGATACCAGATCCGGTTCGGCGGACTCTGTTCGCTCGCCGGTCCGGGCAAAGAACCAACCCGCCACAAAGCCGATGACGGCCGCCGCCACCAGTGGAATCACGATGCTTCCCAAACTTCCCATGCTGACGCCCCCTCTTCCGGCCGGCTCCGCCGAGCCCCCAGAGGTCGACCAGCCAACCACGCAGCACGGATTGGGGCAAGGGTTGGCAGAACCAATTCCCCGATGCACCTGCCGGCGTCAGGCGACCGCCGAGAGAAACGGCCGCCAGGTCACCGGCACATCGTCAACGTCCAACAGCGGCCAGGCACCACCCTCCGCGGGCGGCTGAAGGTGAAGCCTCCAGCCCAACTCCCCTGGGGTGCGATTGCCCTTCAGCTGATTGCATGGCAGGCAGGCGGCCACCAGGTTGGTGGGCTCATCGCCGCCGCCCCGAGAGCGCGGCATCACATGATCGATCGATGTCGCCCGTTCGACGCACACGGGGCTGGAGGTGCGATAGGCACACAGGTGCCCGTCGCGCCGCAGCACCGATCTGCGCGTTGACCCGCCGAGATTTTCGGCGGACGAGTACACGTAGCGCCTCAGGCGGATCACCGCCGGGAACGGGTATTCGGCCCGCGCCGAACGGATGCCGCGCCCCTCCTCAAACGCTTCCACCGTGACCTTCTCGGCCAGAACCAGACAGATGGCCCGGTGCCAGTGGATGAGAGCCAGGGGTTCGTAGGAGACGTTGAGCACCAGCACCTGTTCGGTGGTCACGTCGGATCCCTTCCACTCGTCGAGTTGCTCGCCGGAGCTGACGGCACCCGACTGGCACAAGCATTGCCGAGTACGGCCGAAGATGCGCCCGTTTTTCGGTAGGCGGCCACAGGATCAGCCCGGTGTGGCCATCCCGGCTGGCCATCCATGCGACGCCATCGTCCGGATCAGCGCGGTCAGTGCCCGGCCTCGGTGCGATATCGACGCCTTCTCGGCTCGGCTCATCTCGGCGAAGGTGGCCCCGTGCCCATCGTCCGGAACGAACATCGGGTCATAACCGAAGCCATTCTCACCGCGACAGGTGGTGACGACCCGACCCTCGACCACGCCATCAGCACGCAGCCAGACCTTGCCCGTCGGATCGGCCAACGACAGCGCACACCGAAACCGTGACCGGTCCGACGATGCACCAGGCCGCGACGCCAACTTGGCGGCCAACGCTCGCCGGTTGGCCTCGTCCTCCGACTCGGCCGTCACGCCATTGCCGGTACCGTCCCACGTGTCACCGAGCGCTGCAAGGTCGGCCGCATATCGTGCGGAGCGCACGCCAGGAGCGCCGCCAAGCGCATCAACCTCCAAGCCGGAATCGTCGGCCAAGGCCCACTCCCCCACAGCGCCGGCAACCGCCACCGCCTTCAGGTCTGCGTTGGCTTCAAACGTGGTGCCTGTCTCGGCCACCTCAGCCACCCACTGTGGCCGTGCCAGCACTTCGATGTCGCGGGGCAGTGCGGCCAACAACTCCGCCAGCTCGGTCACCTTGTTCGGATTGGCAGTCGCCAGTACCAGCCTGGTTACCTCAGGCGCCACGACGACACCTCTGCGCTACACGGTCGAGCCCGTGCCCCAAACAACCGCTCACGCCACTAATCGGGTCGACCGATCGACCGGGGCTCGGGGCGAGTCGCCGTGTAACGCCGCTGATGCTCGAACAGCGTCGCGGCCCCACCTTCGGCCAGCGCCATCAGCTCATCGAGCTGTGCCCGGCTGAATGGCGACCCCTCGGCGGTTCCCTGCACCTCAACGAACCGCCCATCACCGGCCACCACCACGTTCATATCCACCTCGGCGCGTGA
Above is a genomic segment from Candidatus Microthrix parvicella Bio17-1 containing:
- a CDS encoding HNH endonuclease, which produces MTTEQVLVLNVSYEPLALIHWHRAICLVLAEKVTVEAFEEGRGIRSARAEYPFPAVIRLRRYVYSSAENLGGSTRRSVLRRDGHLCAYRTSSPVCVERATSIDHVMPRSRGGGDEPTNLVAACLPCNQLKGNRTPGELGWRLHLQPPAEGGAWPLLDVDDVPVTWRPFLSAVA
- a CDS encoding sucrase ferredoxin; translation: MAPYSCARAAFERSESIFATASGVRRWLLVEVCGSWGHNAPIDSDLGDHVDRAWLAANKTRGIRTLTVRRNLRRPGGAGEADTRVELIYVDPAVSGGRGGQAWHRQVDDLAGVAAATSDLPGVNQRGAPDGWDCWTQPLTLVCTHGRHDACCASFGRPLIRHLRESHWADSAWESSHLGGDRFAANMVLLPDSLYFGRCDPESADAVLEAHADGRIHLPNYRGRSTLGFTQQAAEYFVRTEVGLDRLRDVGAVHRVERTTGGESGHQLCFRVDTYENGSETATGAYEVVVERNTTPSPSPLTCKGPDEVSYPVYRLVDLAEAAEPPGSGLITPEGSTAPAD
- a CDS encoding glutaminyl-peptide cyclotransferase, producing the protein MGNVDEDTESGQPLLRKRRLMVLAALIATVLLAAVWWGQRDSSPEAAGELTVSVQRRLPHDASAFTQGLEVVNGEVIESTGLYGRSTARRWNLGTGTTTAEVEVPKQYFAEGMTELPDGRLVQITWKEGTALVRDPDTLREVDRFTYQGEGWGICMDETTNRLIMSDGSATLTFRDPVTFKVTGTEEVTDANDKPVTRLNELECVAGRVWANVWQTDTIVGIDAATGRLVATVDASGLLSDEQATDADVLNGIAALPDDEFLITGKLWPEAFVVRFVPIEDGK
- a CDS encoding ATP-dependent Clp protease proteolytic subunit: MSDSLFAPTGYQAPRSGPLSGMDPSADIYKLLLKDRIVFLGAEVSDELANFVTAQMLYLDAEDSSKDIMLYVNSPGGSVTAGMAIYDTMQFVNADVGTVCVGLAASMGQFLLCAGTAGKRFALPHSRIMMHQPLGGIQGQAADIAIQAEQMIYVKKMLAERIAFHTGQTAEQINTDSDRDRWFTADEAKDYGIIDNVIIGKGELA
- a CDS encoding AMIN-like domain-containing (lipo)protein, whose translation is MAAIGIVVLMIAATACFSLDPKSGSGNGMAYITDVRSARQGDTDRVVIEFANKQLPNWDVRLATPPFYQDGSGKKVKVSGHAFLAVKLTNADAHSWFVGPTRFSPPGTPNVTEIVRNGDFEGHVNHVIGLENMAAFQVTVLKSPSRLVIDIQH
- a CDS encoding oxygenase MpaB family protein; translated protein: MNFNTRPAQDALLDSTSVAWDTAARWWAVLGGQRALLLQVAHPQVAAAVSEHSNWEARSLQRLVATLRAMLRLSFGSASAASDQAEALGRVHGSIVGRTDDGVGYDADDPDAQAWVLATLIDSLWEVERRFVGRLSETDRNRSVTETRMLARSFNIDLDRFPADATEFRAWFSSRAEALQPDDRSRASARSILDPPLRWVPGPAKRFGAVLACDLLPPTVREALELPAARPGEVAKILAWQRRGRRVIPRLPQTLTLNPLVPWSLRE
- a CDS encoding JmjC domain-containing protein, which translates into the protein MPGEPLGTTPRHLRGIVEPTHRADPDVWWEDLLHRSQRAPSFRMVRDGAVLPRNLLCRRAGVGHQQLDDLVEPNRVLQAYENGASLVLQGLQHSDPAMAKLSTNLALELNQPIQLNAYLSPSSARGLDLHFDYHDVIVVQLTGSKAWRTWHPLERSRLPQKRGAGIPRPQWDELSDPLIEAVLKPGDALVIPRGHPHAASTNDDESAHLTVGVMSLTWQALFAQLLRSSTGGSALAATASFDADGRLDALKSLDSQFNEDVLQRAHRLEVWKRQPRTRLRPRRAVFAPEAPLRFTPGPLLWLDHDRRALKASAAVNAGPGGDEASVSLQLGDMALTFPSEAAPFLALLLNEDAPFTVRSLADAPGHDLDDASVQTVLTALHREGVVAHGPL
- the rpe gene encoding ribulose-phosphate 3-epimerase; amino-acid sequence: MEIVPSVLPADFSRLGEECAALADAGVDRIQWDVMDGRFVPNLTFGPDVIAACRDRTDVPFEAHLMVEAPEELAHLYVEAGCQMLIVHAESTKHLHRTLGSIRDLGAQPAVALNPSTPPESVRYVLELCDMVLVMTVNPGFGGQAYISEMEPKVATLRRWITDAGLNCDIEVDGGIGPATISGAAASGANVLVAGSALYKDPEGLAHAVTELRDQATTAVGQAG
- the rdgB gene encoding RdgB/HAM1 family non-canonical purine NTP pyrophosphatase translates to MAPEVTRLVLATANPNKVTELAELLAALPRDIEVLARPQWVAEVAETGTTFEANADLKAVAVAGAVGEWALADDSGLEVDALGGAPGVRSARYAADLAALGDTWDGTGNGVTAESEDEANRRALAAKLASRPGASSDRSRFRCALSLADPTGKVWLRADGVVEGRVVTTCRGENGFGYDPMFVPDDGHGATFAEMSRAEKASISHRGRALTALIRTMASHGWPAGMATPG
- a CDS encoding class I SAM-dependent RNA methyltransferase — protein: MEQVELRVERPVAGGLGLARRDDGRVVLVDGALPGELVRVDLVEDQRTTFGEVVEVLEANPGRVEVPHCPHVADGCGGCDHADAQPALLRRMKAEVLADAVKRLGKIEPPEVGAGPDLPTENFRTTMRLGVTDGRAGLFEVGTHDLVPLSVCVVAHPRVERIVTEGGFADATEAMVRVGSATGEALVLVTPNAKDVTVPDPDLDGAESEVRVVGLDELAARRAWIHEEVAGRRFRISAQSFFQTRLDGAEALVSLVADGLGPLAAGDRLVDLYAGVGLFGAALADRTPGLKVTAVESARSSVADAKVNLANANEAGEARVIASQVAKWRPSKADALVADPPRAGLGKAGVGKVEDTGAARVVLISCDAAAAGRDVGLLVRRGYTLESLTLVDLFPHTHHTESVAVFSR